One window of Nocardia nova SH22a genomic DNA carries:
- a CDS encoding metallopeptidase produces MAKRPVTAVLAALVLMVGVLTGCTVTTGGHAVSIYDDPFQVAGLPTTSGPSGPRPGVPDAALTAAGGDKGAVDTLALNAIDDIQSYWRGEYHNEFDGDFAPVTKFYSWSAKAPRSQETQFCKDTTYHLVNAAYCRLDNSVGWDRAVLLPMMQDSFGKMAVVMVLAHEYGHAIQTMSHIVGAKDPVIVKEQQADCFAGAFMRHVAEDKAPHFTINTSDGLNNVLAATVAIRDADPEDPESVHGSAFERVTAVQIGFTDGPKGCKAIDMKDIQRRRKNLPQSFGDDANRGELAITKDSLKELSKAMAAVMPIPAEPTYDYHGALMNCSNGADTVPVTYCPATNTIGTDVPALAQRGKANADEQDGFPTRVGGDYNAYVVFVSRYALAVQRNARQQLTGAKTGLRAACLSGVITAKLADPHRGPGQGDIALSPGDLDKAVSGLLSDGLAASDVEGKTVPSGFSRVDAFRAGVLGTQEICEARYT; encoded by the coding sequence ATGGCGAAACGCCCGGTGACGGCGGTACTCGCCGCACTGGTGCTGATGGTGGGGGTTCTCACCGGATGTACCGTGACCACCGGCGGTCACGCCGTATCCATCTACGACGACCCCTTTCAGGTCGCCGGTCTGCCCACCACCAGCGGCCCGAGCGGGCCGCGTCCCGGGGTCCCCGACGCCGCACTCACCGCCGCCGGTGGCGACAAGGGCGCGGTGGACACGTTGGCGCTCAACGCGATCGACGATATCCAGAGTTATTGGCGCGGGGAGTACCACAACGAATTCGACGGTGACTTCGCCCCGGTCACCAAGTTCTATTCGTGGAGTGCGAAGGCGCCGCGCTCGCAGGAGACCCAGTTCTGCAAGGACACGACCTATCACCTGGTCAACGCCGCCTACTGCCGGCTGGACAACTCGGTCGGCTGGGACCGGGCGGTGCTGTTGCCGATGATGCAGGACAGTTTCGGCAAGATGGCGGTGGTGATGGTGCTCGCCCACGAGTACGGCCACGCCATCCAGACCATGTCGCACATCGTGGGCGCCAAGGATCCGGTGATCGTCAAGGAACAGCAGGCGGATTGTTTCGCCGGCGCCTTCATGCGCCACGTCGCCGAGGACAAGGCCCCGCATTTCACCATCAACACCTCCGACGGCCTCAACAATGTGCTCGCCGCGACCGTCGCCATCCGCGATGCCGACCCCGAGGATCCCGAATCGGTGCACGGATCGGCCTTCGAGCGGGTCACGGCCGTGCAGATCGGTTTCACCGACGGTCCCAAGGGCTGCAAGGCGATCGATATGAAGGACATCCAGCGCCGCCGCAAGAATCTGCCGCAGTCGTTCGGTGACGACGCCAACCGCGGCGAGCTGGCGATCACCAAGGACAGTCTCAAGGAATTGAGCAAGGCGATGGCGGCGGTCATGCCGATCCCGGCCGAACCGACCTACGACTATCACGGCGCCCTCATGAACTGCAGCAACGGCGCCGACACCGTGCCGGTCACCTACTGCCCCGCCACCAACACCATCGGAACCGACGTCCCCGCACTGGCACAGCGCGGTAAGGCGAACGCCGATGAGCAGGACGGCTTTCCGACCCGGGTCGGCGGTGATTACAACGCCTACGTGGTCTTCGTCTCGCGGTACGCGCTCGCCGTGCAGCGCAATGCGCGACAGCAACTGACGGGCGCGAAGACCGGCCTGCGGGCCGCGTGCCTGTCCGGGGTGATCACCGCGAAACTGGCGGACCCGCACCGCGGTCCGGGACAGGGCGACATCGCCCTGTCCCCCGGCGACCTCGACAAGGCGGTCTCCGGACTGCTCAGTGACGGACTGGCGGCCAGCGATGTGGAGGGCAAAACGGTGCCGAGCGGGTTCTCCCGGGTCGACGCGTTCCGCGCGGGCGTGCTCGGCACCCAGGAGATCTGCGAAGCGCGCTACACCTGA
- the glmM gene encoding phosphoglucosamine mutase: MGRLFGTDGVRGLANESLSPELALQISAAAAQVLGRGRARGVAVVGRDPRASGEMLEAAVTAGLTAAGMDVLTVGVLPTPAVAYLTAAYDACLGVMISASHNAMPDNGIKIFAAGGHKLEDAVEDRIEELVRAKSFIRPTGAGIGRVLAASGVDGRVDDHYSHTGRHERYVAHLLEATGRDLSGITVVVDCAHGAASDVGPAAYRAAGARVIAINAEPTGLNINEGCGSTHLEQTQRAVVEHGADLGLAHDGDADRCLAVDGTGEVVGGDPIMAILALAMHEAGELVDDTLVATVMSNLGLHIALRDAGITVRTTAVGDRYILEELRRGGYSLGGEQSGHVVFPRFGTTGDGVLTGLKVMSRMAETGRSLADLAGVMTTVPQVLVNVPVADKAAVAAAPEVAEAVAEAERMLGDNGRVLLRPSGTEQLIRVMVEATDAHRAKQLADDLAKTVAAV, translated from the coding sequence ATGGGGCGTTTGTTCGGTACCGACGGAGTCCGCGGTCTGGCCAACGAATCGCTGAGTCCGGAACTGGCACTGCAGATTTCGGCAGCCGCGGCACAGGTGCTCGGCCGTGGGCGCGCGCGCGGTGTGGCCGTGGTCGGCCGGGACCCGCGAGCCAGCGGCGAAATGCTGGAGGCCGCGGTGACCGCGGGCCTGACCGCCGCCGGAATGGATGTCCTGACGGTCGGGGTGCTGCCGACTCCGGCGGTGGCCTATCTGACCGCCGCCTACGACGCCTGTCTGGGCGTGATGATCTCCGCCTCGCACAATGCCATGCCCGACAACGGCATCAAGATCTTCGCCGCCGGTGGGCACAAACTCGAGGACGCGGTCGAGGACCGGATCGAGGAACTGGTCCGCGCGAAATCCTTCATCCGCCCGACCGGTGCGGGTATCGGCCGGGTCCTGGCGGCCTCGGGCGTCGACGGGCGGGTCGACGATCACTACAGCCACACCGGACGGCATGAGCGCTATGTCGCACATCTGCTCGAGGCGACCGGCCGCGATCTGTCCGGGATCACCGTCGTCGTCGACTGCGCCCACGGTGCCGCCTCCGATGTCGGCCCCGCCGCGTACCGCGCGGCCGGTGCCCGGGTGATCGCGATCAATGCCGAGCCGACCGGGCTCAACATCAACGAGGGCTGCGGTTCGACCCATCTCGAGCAGACTCAGCGCGCGGTGGTCGAACACGGCGCCGATCTCGGGCTGGCCCACGACGGTGATGCCGATCGTTGCCTGGCGGTCGACGGCACCGGTGAGGTGGTCGGTGGTGACCCGATCATGGCGATTCTCGCGCTGGCCATGCACGAGGCGGGCGAGCTGGTGGACGACACCCTGGTCGCGACCGTGATGAGCAATCTGGGCCTGCACATCGCACTGCGCGACGCCGGAATCACGGTGCGTACCACCGCGGTCGGCGATCGCTACATCCTCGAGGAATTGCGGCGTGGTGGCTACAGTCTCGGCGGGGAGCAGTCCGGACATGTGGTCTTCCCGCGTTTCGGTACCACCGGCGACGGCGTGCTGACCGGTCTCAAGGTGATGTCGCGGATGGCGGAGACCGGCCGCAGCCTGGCCGACCTCGCCGGTGTGATGACCACCGTGCCGCAGGTGCTGGTGAATGTCCCGGTTGCCGACAAGGCCGCGGTGGCTGCCGCGCCCGAGGTGGCCGAGGCGGTTGCCGAGGCGGAGCGGATGCTCGGTGACAACGGCCGGGTCCTGTTGCGTCCGAGCGGGACCGAACAGCTCATCCGGGTGATGGTCGAGGCCACCGACGCGCACCGGGCCAAACAACTCGCCGACGATCTGGCCAAGACCGTCGCCGCGGTCTGA
- a CDS encoding PspC domain-containing protein, protein MTAPTRRLTRSTSDKWIGGVCGGLAEYFGWNANLIRLLFVLSCLLPGPQFIVYLVLWIIIPKV, encoded by the coding sequence ATGACCGCCCCCACTCGCCGTCTGACCCGATCGACCTCCGACAAGTGGATCGGCGGCGTCTGCGGCGGCCTCGCCGAATATTTCGGCTGGAACGCCAATCTGATCCGTCTGCTGTTCGTGCTGTCCTGCCTGCTGCCGGGGCCGCAGTTCATCGTCTATCTGGTGCTGTGGATCATCATCCCCAAGGTGTAA
- a CDS encoding phosphorelay protein, which translates to MAGTHVKVDVDALQAMATKLKGSAGVIGNKKTDLAAHSFGQDQAGKDYGTEGKKVHDSLERLQTWLSNWQTAIQKTGEQMASSATLYATTDDGNVEKIKASI; encoded by the coding sequence GTGGCGGGCACACATGTCAAGGTCGATGTCGACGCATTGCAGGCGATGGCAACCAAGCTGAAGGGCTCGGCCGGGGTGATCGGGAACAAGAAGACCGACCTCGCCGCGCACAGCTTCGGCCAGGATCAAGCGGGCAAGGACTACGGCACGGAGGGCAAGAAGGTTCACGACTCCCTGGAACGGCTGCAGACCTGGTTGTCGAACTGGCAGACGGCGATCCAGAAGACGGGCGAGCAGATGGCTTCCAGCGCCACGTTGTACGCGACGACGGACGACGGCAATGTGGAAAAGATCAAGGCGTCGATATGA
- a CDS encoding ABC-F family ATP-binding cassette domain-containing protein translates to MSTTGTTLHAHGLAARHGDRVLFEDLDLVLAPGDVIGLVGVNGAGKSTLLRTLAERRPQDGHITLSPPDASIGYLAQEPERVPDETVAGFLARRTGVSAAQQTMDAAAERLASDDAAADDYSAALERWLALGGADLESRADEVAAELGLTTSLPQGLDAPMTALSGGQAARAGLASVLLSRFDILLLDEPTNDLDLDGLARLEDFVTGVRTPLMVISHDREFLARTVNRIVELDLAQQQVGTYDGGYDSYLIERDIERRHAREAYEEYADTRAGLEARQVRQRNWLEHGVRNARRKAKDPRKVDSDKAGRKMRAESTEKQASKVRQTQRRIERLEVVEQPRKEWELRMAIASAPRSGSVVATLTNAVLTRGDFTLGPVSTHIAWGDRIVLTGPNGSGKSTLLALLLGKIQPGAGTATLGSGVAVGEVDQVRGLFRGHAALADTFGAQVPDQPESEVRTLLAKFGLRGAHVLRPSDTLSPGERTRAALALLQARGVNLLVLDEPTNHLDLPAIEQLEQAVETFDGTLILVTHDRRMLDSVRATRRWRMTAGRLDDDS, encoded by the coding sequence GTGAGTACGACTGGGACGACTCTGCACGCGCACGGCCTCGCGGCGCGGCACGGAGATCGAGTGCTGTTCGAGGATCTGGACCTGGTGCTGGCGCCCGGGGACGTGATCGGCCTGGTCGGAGTGAACGGTGCGGGTAAGTCGACCCTGCTGCGGACGCTGGCCGAGCGCCGCCCGCAGGACGGACACATCACCCTGAGCCCGCCGGATGCCTCCATCGGCTATCTGGCGCAGGAACCCGAACGAGTGCCGGACGAGACGGTCGCCGGGTTCCTGGCCCGTCGCACGGGGGTGTCCGCCGCTCAGCAGACGATGGATGCCGCCGCCGAACGACTCGCGTCCGACGATGCCGCCGCGGACGATTATTCGGCCGCCCTGGAACGCTGGCTGGCCCTCGGTGGGGCCGACCTGGAGTCCCGTGCCGACGAGGTCGCCGCCGAACTGGGGCTGACGACCAGCCTGCCGCAGGGACTCGACGCTCCCATGACCGCGCTGTCCGGCGGACAGGCCGCCCGCGCCGGGCTGGCGTCGGTCCTGTTGTCGCGCTTCGACATTCTCCTACTGGACGAGCCGACCAACGATCTCGACCTCGACGGCCTCGCCCGGCTCGAGGACTTCGTCACCGGGGTACGGACGCCGCTGATGGTGATCAGCCACGACCGGGAGTTCCTGGCGCGCACCGTGAATCGCATCGTCGAACTCGATCTGGCGCAGCAGCAGGTCGGCACCTACGACGGCGGATACGACTCGTATCTGATCGAACGCGATATCGAGCGCCGGCACGCACGGGAGGCCTACGAGGAGTACGCCGACACCCGGGCGGGCTTGGAGGCACGTCAGGTCAGGCAGCGCAACTGGCTCGAGCACGGGGTGCGCAACGCACGACGCAAGGCCAAGGATCCGCGAAAAGTGGATTCCGACAAGGCCGGACGCAAGATGCGCGCCGAGTCCACCGAGAAGCAGGCGTCGAAGGTGCGGCAGACGCAGCGGCGCATCGAACGCCTCGAGGTGGTGGAGCAACCGCGTAAGGAGTGGGAGCTGCGGATGGCCATCGCCTCGGCACCGCGCAGCGGGTCGGTGGTGGCGACACTGACGAATGCCGTGCTGACGCGAGGTGATTTCACGCTCGGGCCGGTGTCCACACATATCGCCTGGGGTGATCGGATCGTCCTGACCGGGCCGAACGGCTCGGGCAAATCCACTCTGCTGGCACTGCTGCTGGGGAAGATCCAACCGGGCGCGGGCACCGCGACGCTCGGATCCGGCGTCGCCGTCGGCGAGGTCGACCAGGTGCGCGGGCTGTTCCGCGGACATGCGGCACTCGCCGACACGTTCGGCGCACAGGTTCCCGATCAGCCCGAATCCGAGGTGCGGACCCTGCTGGCCAAATTCGGGCTGCGCGGTGCGCATGTGCTGCGGCCCAGCGACACCCTGTCACCGGGAGAACGCACCCGGGCGGCACTGGCATTGCTGCAGGCGCGCGGTGTGAATCTGCTGGTGCTCGACGAGCCGACCAACCATCTGGACCTGCCCGCCATCGAACAGCTGGAGCAGGCCGTCGAAACATTCGACGGCACACTGATACTGGTCACGCACGACCGGCGCATGCTGGACTCGGTGCGCGCGACGCGACGTTGGCGGATGACGGCCGGGCGGCTGGACGATGACAGCTGA
- the rpsI gene encoding 30S ribosomal protein S9: protein MTAPEEFNEEYVEEAAVEVVDEGAGYEAEYTESETFAAPVLIDRPVQTVGRRKEAVVRVRLVPGSGQFVLNGRTIEDYFPNKVHQQLVKSPLVTVERTETFDVHARLVGGGPSGQAGALRLAIARALIEVTPDDRPALKRAGFLTRDPRATERKKYGLKKARKAPQYSKR, encoded by the coding sequence GTGACCGCTCCTGAGGAATTCAACGAGGAATACGTCGAAGAGGCCGCCGTGGAGGTCGTCGACGAAGGTGCCGGCTACGAGGCCGAGTACACCGAGTCCGAGACCTTCGCCGCCCCGGTCCTGATCGACCGTCCGGTGCAGACCGTCGGCCGCCGCAAGGAGGCCGTGGTTCGCGTGCGCCTGGTGCCGGGTTCCGGTCAGTTCGTGCTGAACGGCCGCACCATCGAGGACTACTTCCCGAACAAGGTGCACCAGCAGCTGGTGAAGTCCCCGCTGGTCACCGTCGAGCGCACCGAGACCTTCGACGTGCACGCCCGCCTGGTCGGCGGCGGCCCGTCGGGGCAGGCCGGCGCGCTGCGCCTGGCCATCGCCCGTGCGCTGATCGAGGTCACCCCGGACGACCGTCCCGCCCTGAAGCGGGCCGGCTTCCTGACTCGTGACCCGCGTGCCACCGAGCGCAAGAAGTACGGCCTCAAGAAGGCCCGCAAGGCTCCGCAGTACTCGAAGCGCTGA
- a CDS encoding DUF6802 family protein codes for MIHSGDLPGLDLPEVDAHSDLGGIGAVELNHPSQDIDADGILDTETFHSDHSMEVWSDMDHDGFADHVSIVDNGGDYAAWEFHHYPDGRTEWVQVDKGKLDK; via the coding sequence ATGATCCATTCGGGCGATCTGCCGGGCCTGGACCTGCCGGAGGTCGATGCGCACTCCGATCTCGGCGGCATCGGCGCGGTGGAACTCAACCACCCGTCACAGGACATCGACGCCGACGGCATCCTGGACACCGAGACCTTCCACAGCGACCATTCCATGGAGGTCTGGTCCGATATGGACCATGACGGCTTCGCCGACCACGTCAGCATCGTGGACAACGGCGGCGACTACGCGGCCTGGGAGTTCCATCACTATCCGGACGGACGCACCGAGTGGGTCCAGGTGGACAAGGGCAAACTGGACAAGTGA
- the rplM gene encoding 50S ribosomal protein L13, with the protein MPTYSPKAGDVTRQWYVIDATDVVLGRLAVQAANLLRGKTKPTYAPNVDGGDFVIIINADKIAIAGNKADRKFIHTHSGFPGGLKTRSVRQVMDSHPERVVERAIKGMIPKNKLGNQIARKLKVYAGPSHPHAAQQPIPFEIKQVAQ; encoded by the coding sequence GTGCCTACGTACAGCCCGAAGGCGGGTGACGTGACCCGGCAGTGGTACGTCATCGACGCCACTGACGTAGTGCTCGGCCGCCTTGCCGTGCAGGCAGCGAATCTGCTGCGTGGCAAGACCAAGCCGACCTACGCTCCGAATGTTGACGGTGGCGATTTCGTCATCATCATCAACGCCGACAAGATCGCGATCGCCGGTAACAAGGCCGACCGCAAGTTCATCCACACCCACTCCGGGTTCCCGGGCGGTCTGAAGACCCGCTCTGTCCGTCAGGTCATGGACAGCCACCCCGAGCGTGTCGTGGAGCGTGCCATCAAGGGCATGATCCCGAAGAACAAGCTGGGTAACCAGATCGCGCGCAAGCTGAAGGTCTACGCCGGCCCGTCGCATCCGCACGCGGCCCAGCAGCCCATTCCGTTCGAGATCAAGCAGGTGGCCCAGTGA
- a CDS encoding FHA domain-containing protein — protein MSLPGAQKITVRHEGTDRTFENTQQVTLGRAPEVTVFVDSPLVSRVHAKLVWQGGAWLLSDNGSTNGVFVDSLRISRPVPVDRPMQIRLGDGLTGPVVHLVPEAGARPPAPPTRAQGSGRGPNPPGPDTRGRGPDQRRQPPPQSGQLRRPPAPQPPSRPMQRPNQRPSQPIPTGGAPNVNMTTKADTSALPPVRARASTAPLARADRIPAGGLTIGRTSDNQIVVNDPLASRRHARLVKGGEGLVLEDVGSANGTFVNGRREQRVALRERDIVTIGNVDFVVQEGALKHRKKPVTEQGLTVHGVGFVVEGNKQLLVDVNMEARRGTLTALIGPSGAGKSTLSRLIAGTTHPSAGVVTFEGRNLHAEYEAMRSRIGMVPQDDVLHRQLTVRQALGFAAELRLPPDSSKADRQQVIDGVLKELSLTEHADTRVDRLSGGQRKRASVALELLTGPALLLLDEPTSGLDPALDRQVMTMLRELADAGRTVIVVTHSVACLDMCDQVLLLAPGGKTAFCGHPAGVGDFLGTSDWAEIFARVAADPDQAFANYRSRQAAAPPPPPPAAPRGVMGQPPKSSAWKQLSTLSRRQVRLILADRGYLAFLVVLPFVLGVLCLVVPGKNGFAEAPPVMGPDGQLHPALTGGSESQQLLVVLILGACFMGSTLTVRDLVGERPIFLRERAVGLLPSAYLLAKVMVFGIAALLQSAVLVAIVLAGKNPPGKGALIPSGSVELYVDIALTAVTCVVVGLLLSTLAKSNEQVMPLLVVMIMCQLVMAGGMIPVTDRVVLEQISYVFPSRWGFAAGSSTIDLRGLFVNAQADPIWQHTAGFWALDAVMLIVLTALLSTLTWWRLRLKKSAA, from the coding sequence ATGTCATTACCGGGGGCGCAGAAGATCACCGTGCGCCATGAGGGAACCGATCGGACCTTCGAGAACACTCAACAGGTGACGCTGGGGCGGGCGCCCGAGGTCACCGTTTTCGTCGACAGTCCGCTGGTCTCTCGTGTGCACGCGAAACTTGTTTGGCAAGGGGGAGCCTGGCTGCTCTCCGACAACGGCAGTACCAACGGCGTATTCGTCGATTCGCTGCGGATCAGCCGGCCGGTGCCGGTCGATCGGCCGATGCAGATCCGGCTCGGCGACGGGCTCACCGGTCCGGTGGTGCACCTGGTGCCCGAGGCCGGGGCGCGGCCGCCCGCACCACCCACCCGTGCGCAGGGATCGGGGCGCGGGCCCAATCCGCCCGGCCCGGACACCCGGGGACGCGGGCCGGATCAGCGACGGCAGCCGCCCCCGCAGTCCGGGCAGCTTCGTCGCCCACCCGCGCCGCAGCCTCCGTCGCGTCCGATGCAACGGCCGAATCAGCGCCCGTCACAGCCGATTCCGACCGGCGGCGCCCCCAACGTCAATATGACCACCAAGGCCGACACCTCGGCACTGCCGCCGGTGCGTGCCCGTGCCTCGACCGCGCCGCTCGCCCGTGCCGACCGGATCCCCGCCGGTGGCCTGACCATCGGTCGTACCAGCGACAACCAGATCGTCGTCAACGATCCGCTGGCCTCGCGCCGGCACGCTCGCCTGGTCAAGGGCGGCGAGGGGCTGGTACTCGAGGACGTCGGCTCCGCCAACGGCACCTTCGTCAACGGCCGTCGTGAGCAGCGGGTGGCGCTGCGCGAACGCGATATCGTCACCATCGGCAACGTCGACTTCGTCGTGCAGGAAGGTGCGCTCAAGCACCGCAAGAAACCGGTCACCGAGCAGGGCCTGACCGTGCACGGCGTCGGATTCGTCGTCGAGGGCAACAAGCAGTTGCTCGTCGATGTCAACATGGAGGCCCGGCGCGGAACGCTGACCGCGCTCATCGGCCCTTCCGGCGCGGGTAAGTCGACACTGTCGAGACTCATTGCGGGAACGACACATCCGTCGGCGGGCGTGGTCACCTTCGAGGGCCGCAACCTGCACGCCGAATACGAGGCCATGCGCAGTCGTATCGGCATGGTGCCGCAGGACGATGTGCTGCACCGTCAGCTCACCGTGCGCCAGGCCCTCGGCTTCGCCGCCGAACTGCGACTGCCACCGGACTCCTCGAAGGCCGATCGCCAGCAGGTCATCGACGGTGTGCTCAAGGAACTCTCGCTGACCGAACACGCCGACACCCGCGTCGATCGACTGTCGGGCGGTCAGCGCAAGCGCGCTTCGGTGGCGCTGGAGCTGCTCACCGGTCCCGCGCTGCTACTGCTCGACGAGCCGACCTCGGGTCTGGACCCGGCGCTGGACCGTCAGGTCATGACCATGCTGCGGGAACTGGCCGATGCCGGGCGCACCGTCATCGTCGTCACTCACTCGGTCGCCTGCCTGGACATGTGCGATCAGGTACTGCTGCTGGCGCCCGGCGGTAAGACCGCGTTCTGCGGGCATCCGGCCGGAGTCGGTGATTTCCTGGGCACCAGCGACTGGGCCGAGATCTTCGCCCGGGTGGCCGCCGATCCGGATCAGGCGTTCGCCAACTACCGCTCCCGGCAGGCCGCGGCGCCACCACCCCCGCCTCCGGCCGCACCACGCGGTGTGATGGGGCAACCGCCGAAATCCAGTGCGTGGAAACAGCTTTCGACATTGTCACGCAGACAGGTGCGGCTGATCCTCGCCGACCGCGGCTATCTCGCCTTCCTGGTGGTGCTGCCGTTCGTGCTGGGTGTGTTGTGTCTGGTGGTCCCGGGTAAGAACGGGTTCGCGGAGGCGCCCCCGGTCATGGGGCCCGACGGCCAGCTGCATCCCGCGCTCACGGGCGGTAGCGAGTCCCAGCAGTTGCTGGTGGTGCTGATTCTCGGCGCGTGTTTCATGGGATCCACGCTCACGGTCCGCGATCTCGTCGGTGAACGGCCGATCTTCCTGCGGGAACGGGCCGTCGGGCTGCTGCCCTCGGCCTATCTGCTGGCGAAGGTCATGGTGTTCGGGATCGCCGCGCTGCTGCAGTCGGCGGTGCTGGTGGCGATCGTGCTGGCCGGTAAGAATCCGCCGGGCAAGGGTGCGTTGATTCCGTCGGGCAGTGTCGAACTGTATGTCGACATCGCGCTGACCGCGGTGACCTGTGTGGTCGTGGGCTTGTTGTTGTCGACGCTGGCGAAGTCCAACGAACAGGTCATGCCGCTGCTCGTGGTCATGATCATGTGCCAGCTGGTGATGGCCGGCGGCATGATCCCGGTCACCGATCGCGTAGTGCTGGAACAGATCTCCTATGTGTTCCCGTCCCGCTGGGGTTTCGCCGCCGGATCCTCGACGATCGACCTCCGAGGGCTGTTCGTGAACGCGCAAGCCGATCCGATATGGCAGCACACGGCAGGCTTCTGGGCGCTCGACGCGGTCATGCTGATCGTGCTCACCGCACTGCTGTCCACCCTCACGTGGTGGCGTCTGCGGCTGAAGAAGTCGGCGGCATGA